In Oryza brachyantha chromosome 2, ObraRS2, whole genome shotgun sequence, a single window of DNA contains:
- the LOC102708970 gene encoding zinc finger protein ZAT1-like, which translates to MPKNACKLCCRRFASPRALAGHMRSHSVATANAAAAAAVAAATKLQISSASSASTSFTAADEEEEEDVGFKKPLSIYTLRENPKRSLRVSEYAFSDRESEAESTPTPAAKSARTGDGEPMSSLSYVGTPEEEVALALMMLSRDTWPSVGRRGGGEYSDDGSDDCYALPPPSPAPAPLAEKRTRFQCPACKKVFRSYQALGGHRASHVRGGRGGCCAPPLAPPPPPPPQPQPPLPEHEADEEDMDGKAVPHECPYCYRVFSSGQALGGHKRSHLCSAAAAAAHAQTAGASPPSQAKILGMIDLNIAPPVDEVELSAVSDPHFPNNPCL; encoded by the coding sequence ATGCCGAAGAACGCGTGCAAGCTCTGCTGCCGCCGCTTCGCTAGCCCCCGCGCCCTCGCGGGACACATGCGGTCTCACTCCGTGGCCACAGCcaacgccgcggcggcggctgcggtggCGGCAGCCACGAAGCTGCAGatctcgtcggcgtcgtccgCGTCGACGTCAttcaccgccgccgatgaggaggaggaggaggacgtggGATTCAAGAAGCCCCTTTCCATCTACACGCTGCGGGAGAATCCCAAGCGCAGCCTCCGCGTCTCCGAGTACGCCTTCTCGGACCGCGAGAGCGAGGCCGAGTCCACCCCGACGCCCGCCGCCAAGAGCGCGCGCACCGGTGACGGCGAGCCGATGAGCTCGTTGTCGTACGTGGGcacgccggaggaggaggtggcgctgGCCCTCATGATGCTCTCTCGCGACACCTGGCCGTCCGtcgggcgccgcggcggtggcgagtaCTCGGACGACGGGAGCGACGACTGCTACGCGCTCCCTCCTCCGTctcccgcgccggcgccgctggcgGAGAAGCGGACGCGTTTCCAGTGCCCCGCGTGCAAGAAGGTGTTCCGATCCTACCAGGCGCtcggcggccaccgcgccAGCCACGTCCGCGGCGGCAGGGGCGGCTGCTGCGCGCCTCCCCtcgcccctccgcctccgcctccgccgcaacCGCAGCCGCCATTGCCGGAGCACGAAGCGGACGAAGAAGACATGGACGGGAAGGCGGTGCCGCACGAGTGCCCCTACTGCTACCGCGTGTTCTCCTCCGGGCAAGCTCTGGGCGGCCACAAGAGGTCTCacctctgctccgccgccgccgccgcagcccatGCACAGACAGCCGGCGCCAGTCCTCCGTCCCAGGCCAAAATTCTCGGCATGATCGATCTCAACATCGCGCCGCCCGTCGACGAGGTGGAGCTCTCCGCCGTGTCGGATCCCCACTTCCCCAACAATCCATGTCTTTGA
- the LOC102720677 gene encoding uncharacterized protein LOC102720677: MESGANARRRRRLVERGSDRLAFITGQAHSLPSDPPPDSPLSTVDATAPQLSQRQASEGGIDSDNFSNITQLQKSEPSNVVRESQVSAKARQEIHHDDLLGELKTRSTVSEIQPVSETPLQRHGEETLSKRINHDRTATVPRREMETRHSVPPNQSIQAENASWSIETLKEHLNFTAHEITQAISATEYNRFLASVTIAFLVVLSNWGLDIGGTITRVLVGTRPLLFLIITNITIVFTLLMENRDPNVRGRSVGSNLGSADSLGRMLEIGLLLQKSLGALTMDCSICAVILVCFL, translated from the exons ATGGAGAGCGGCGCgaacgcgcggcggcggcggcgtctggTGGAGAGGGGATCCGATCGCCTCGCCTTCATCACCGGCCAGGCGCACAGCCTCCCCTCCGACCCGCCTCCAG ATTCACCGCTTAGTACTGTTGACGCTACTGCCCCTCAACTATCTCAAAGGCAGGCAAGTGAAGGCGGCATTGATAGTGATAATTTCAGCAATATAACTCAGCTGCAGAAATCAGAACCTAGTAATGTAGTCCGTGAAAGTCAAGTGTCTGCCAAGGCTCGTCAGGAAATTCATCATGATGACCTACTTGGAGAACTCAAGACAAGGAGCACAGTTTCTGAAATTCAGCCAGTAAGCGAAACACCTTTGCAAAGGCATGGTGAGGAAACCCTTAGCAAAAGGATCAATCATGATAGAACAGCAACTGTGCCAAGGAGGGAGATGGAAACGAGACACTCTGTGCCTCCAAACCAGTCTATCCAAGCAGAGAATGCATCTTGGTCTATTGAAACTCTGAAGGAGCACTTGAATTTTACGGCACACGAGATTACACAGGCTATATCAGCTACTGAGTATAACCGGTTTTTAGCTTCTGTTACCATTGCCTTTCTGGTGGTTCTTTCAAACTGGGGCCTGGACATTGGTGGTACTATCACCAGAGTATTAGTCGGTACAAGGCCACTTCTATTTCTTATTATAACGAACATAACCATTGTCTTCACTTTGTTGATGGAAAACAGAGACCCAAACGTTAGGGGAAGATCAGTTGGCAGCAATCTTGGTTCTGCTGATAGCTTAGGGCGAATGCTGGAGATCGGATTGTTGCTACAGAAGTCCCTGGGTGCTCTCACGATGGACTGCAGCATTTGTGCTGTCATCTTGGTTTGTTTT